One stretch of Lacrimispora sphenoides DNA includes these proteins:
- a CDS encoding carbohydrate ABC transporter permease: MKVKISRGERIFHVVNYIILTIVALICLYPMWFVAMASFSDSSQLIAHSGFLLKPLGFNLQAYLKVFENPMILKGYANTLFILVVGVALDLVMTALAAYFFSRKGVMFKKPLMLFVLFTMFFSGGMIPFYLNLKDMHLINSRWGLIIPFMISTYNMIILRTSFESIPDSLTEAARIDGAGHITILFKIILPLSKAIMAVMVLYYGVSIWNAWFWASAILRDRELYPLQVILREILISNDLQGMNGGAGADAEAIAQSIKYATIMVATVPILFVYPFLQKYFTKGVMIGAVKE, from the coding sequence ATGAAAGTTAAAATTTCCCGCGGAGAGAGAATATTTCATGTAGTCAATTATATTATTTTGACTATTGTTGCATTAATCTGTTTATATCCCATGTGGTTTGTGGCTATGGCTTCGTTCAGCGACAGCAGCCAGCTGATCGCACATTCAGGTTTCTTATTAAAGCCCTTGGGATTTAATCTTCAGGCATATTTGAAGGTGTTTGAAAACCCTATGATTTTAAAAGGTTATGCAAATACTCTGTTTATTCTGGTGGTAGGTGTTGCTCTGGATCTGGTAATGACTGCACTTGCAGCTTATTTCTTTTCCAGGAAGGGCGTTATGTTTAAAAAGCCTTTGATGCTGTTTGTGTTGTTTACCATGTTTTTCTCAGGAGGAATGATTCCGTTTTATTTAAATCTAAAGGATATGCATTTGATTAACAGCAGATGGGGACTCATCATTCCTTTTATGATCAGTACTTATAATATGATTATCTTAAGAACATCCTTTGAGTCCATTCCAGACAGCTTAACGGAAGCAGCCAGAATTGACGGGGCTGGTCATATTACCATTTTGTTTAAGATTATTTTGCCGCTATCGAAAGCAATTATGGCAGTTATGGTTCTGTATTATGGCGTTTCCATATGGAATGCATGGTTCTGGGCTTCTGCGATCTTAAGAGACCGGGAATTATATCCCCTTCAGGTTATCTTAAGAGAAATCCTTATATCCAATGATTTACAGGGGATGAATGGAGGCGCGGGAGCTGATGCGGAGGCCATTGCGCAGAGCATTAAGTATGCCACAATCATGGTGGCTACTGTTCCGATTTTATTCGTATATCCATTTTTACAAAAATACTTTACAAAGGGAGTTATGATCGGAGCAGTGAAGGAATAA
- a CDS encoding ABC transporter permease: MMGNSLSNRIRKDLQRNWTLYLLVLPVLIYYAVFMYKPMYGAIIAFKDFTPAKGVFGSEWVGFENFTRFFTSPYFGRLLKNTLLLSIYSILFGFPAPIILALLLNEVKNAKFKKFSQTITYLPHFISLVVACGMIKDFCLTTGLFNDIVALFGGTRNPLLQNPAYFRTIYTATSIWQEIGWGSIIYLSALSGVDSQLYEAASIDGAGKWKQLLNVTLPGIAPTIIIMLILRMGSLMSMGYEKTILLYNPSTYQTADIISSYVYRAGLIEQDWSYSTAIGLFNSVINCVLLYITNKVSKKTTENSLW; this comes from the coding sequence ATGATGGGAAATTCGTTGAGCAATAGAATCAGGAAAGATTTACAGAGAAACTGGACGTTATATCTGCTGGTGCTTCCTGTCCTTATTTATTATGCTGTTTTTATGTATAAACCGATGTATGGTGCAATTATTGCATTTAAAGATTTTACGCCTGCCAAAGGAGTATTTGGCAGTGAGTGGGTGGGGTTTGAAAATTTCACCAGATTTTTTACAAGTCCTTATTTTGGAAGGCTTTTGAAAAATACTCTGTTGCTAAGTATTTATAGTATTCTATTTGGGTTCCCGGCTCCTATTATTCTGGCCCTTTTGCTGAATGAAGTAAAAAATGCTAAATTTAAAAAATTCTCTCAGACAATTACCTATCTGCCTCATTTTATTTCACTGGTAGTTGCCTGTGGTATGATTAAGGATTTCTGTCTGACAACCGGCCTTTTTAATGATATAGTTGCGCTGTTTGGGGGAACGCGGAATCCTCTTCTTCAGAATCCTGCGTATTTCCGTACAATATATACAGCCACCAGTATATGGCAGGAGATTGGCTGGGGATCGATTATCTATCTTTCTGCATTATCTGGTGTTGACAGTCAGTTATATGAAGCAGCCTCTATTGATGGTGCAGGGAAATGGAAACAGCTTCTTAATGTAACGTTACCTGGAATTGCACCTACGATTATTATCATGCTGATTTTAAGAATGGGTTCCCTGATGAGTATGGGATATGAGAAAACGATTCTGCTATATAATCCGTCTACCTATCAAACTGCAGATATTATTTCTTCTTATGTATACCGTGCAGGTTTAATTGAGCAGGATTGGAGTTATTCAACCGCTATTGGTCTGTTTAATTCTGTGATCAACTGTGTTCTGTTGTATATTACGAATAAGGTCTCTAAAAAAACAACAGAAAACAGCCTGTGGTAA